A stretch of DNA from Anopheles nili chromosome 2, idAnoNiliSN_F5_01, whole genome shotgun sequence:
TGCAAAGCAGTTTTAAATTTGATATGTTCCCGGCGATATCCGTGGCGGGTTGTTATCCCGGGGATTGGCACGGTGCGTGAGGCGAAAATCCGGCACAGGTACGCGGCGCTGATTAAGGACGCGAATGCTCCCGGTTCCCCGGGCTCTGttggaaagggaaaatggtAATTTTTCGTGCACACCACACGCATACAGCGGTGCGTTGGATGAGACGTGGAAACCCATGAAACAGCCTGTCACCACGATCACGAATGGGTATTAACGGAAAAAATGCGCCAGAACGCCTTGTGATCCTTGGGGCTGGCGttttctgtttgtgtgtgatttgCGCGCCGCGCAAACGAGAAAGGGGCTTTTTGGCTCGCTGAGGATGGTGTTGGGGAATTTTTGATGTCCATTTCGTTCCCCATAGAAAGTCCTGTGGACGATCgtttggaaaagaaatcaacaGTTAAGGAACGGCAATGCTACGATCATTTCTATGCCATGGTCTAGATGAAATTATAACATGTTTTAATACACTCCTAGTCCGAATTGATCTTCTTCTAGCTATACGTTTGTTAAAACGTCGATTGATTGGAACTTTGCGTATACCGTATGACGCATATATGCAAAATTATAATGGTGCATTTTGCAGCACTAGTACAGTGTGTTTGAATATAATTTATAAACACCCAATGAATGAATGCATTCAAAAGAAACTCAGGTTATTTCTTGCTCACCTTCTTAGCGCAAATGCAACAGGCTAAAAACGCTAACAGGATTATGTGGTACGAGGTCCTGCGTGATACATATCGAGAAGATGTTCTTCTTCATCAGCCCAGAAAGATGGAATTTTGCAAACTTCCAGAACATACAATATCAATTCTGATCAGCTTGTTAAGGATGTGTAAAACTTATTATTCTTATTCCATGCGCTGTTTAATTATTGGTCCAAACTAATGCCAGAATTGATCGAGGGGTCATAGGGCATTGTGGTTCACTGCTTGCAACTGCTGAGCGAAAtgaacgcacgcacacagccacattTGCGGCAAAAAATGGGCGTTGAATGATAGTGTACTAGCGCAAAAAGAGGGCGTACACATTCATGCGTTCATTCCTGACGTCCTAGAGAGTATTCATTTTGAATGAACAGATCCTAAGCACAGGTACTGTTAAATTTGTAAGATTATTGTAACAGATCGGCTATTGCCTTCATGTTTTCAGGAGTTATTATAACCACATTCGCTAGGCGTTTACTTTACAGTGTACACAGTtagttttaaaaatatgtCTTCCTAAcagtagcaacaaaaaaacgggacaCAGAATTTTAACATCTGCATAGATAAAAGAATGAAAGAGTTCTGTGCCACAACCCTTCCAATTTTAAACAGCAGTTGTATTTCCATACATTCCCCATGTTGCAGCGGAAAAATTGAAAGTATTAGAAATCTATTAAACACTTGAACTAAAGAAATATACAGTGaaattttttcttgcttttttattgtttgcaaGAAACAGTATCAATTATAACCATTCTGATTATTTCATAAATTCGAAAACGATTTTGCGTTATAAAGGAGATTTACTACAACAGGGATTAATTGTATTTGAATGTTATAGAGGTATGGATAGAAGATACGCttaaattgtttaaaataatttattcaaatatctCTGCAATATTTATACATAAGTTGCTATTTGGTCGGCATActttaaatacaaaaaaaagcatcctttAAAGATCTTTGACAAAAGCTATGTTACTACCATCAAACGAAACATCTAAATCGTTAAGAACCCTGGTAAGATACACTGGTCAATTCAATCCAAACTCGCACTTACCTTTCTCCCCTAAATTATGAAGAGTATTTGGTGGGATAAATCATACGCATAATAAACCGTGTAATTACAAATATTGGCTCCAGTTTCGTCGGTAGCCGATTTGATTTGTGCTCCTTATGTACTTCCGTATGCATTCAATAAATAGCGAATATCAAACTAATCTCAGTTCtcttatttaaaaaatacataGTGCCATATACttttaatgttatttttgtCACTAATCCTGATCAATCCGCTATATGCTACAAAATTCAATGAGATGATCTATCGCTCGTTACTGAGAAAGCAAAGACCGGTAAGTGCATTTACTTTTGATTACTATAACAATTTACACATCCGAATGGTTCGCCTGATTgtggtttaaaatttttgaatttcattttccatgtaAACCTCACTGGTACCGGTTTCAGGTTTAGGTACTGCGGacggtggttgaatgacgctATGACCGGTGTCACCATTCTGCGGACGGTGTTGTTCCACGAACGTCTGGATTGCACGATCCTCTTCGTGCTGCTCTGCTTGCATGCGTTTGAATTGCTCAATCTCGTAGCTGTACTTCGGTGTCGTAATGCCCAGGAACGATGCAAGACCCTCTCCAACGTAATCACATCCCGCGAGCACCGTACTGCCGAATTTGCACGTTTTGTAGCGCATCCATTCGCTCCACTTTAGCTTTGACTGGAACGAAAAGCAACGGACAGAAGCGCACGTTCAATTTAAACTCAACTTCGAGCAGCTTGCAGTGGCGCCATCTAGTGGCGGGTGCGTGACGCACCCCGATGTCAAGGtctgaataaataaacaactcACGGTTGCTATGAATCAGCGACGCAACACCGAAAAAGGAGCTGCGGAACTGCATTTCTCGTGGAAAATCATCCCCGTTTGTAAATCTTACCTCGTCTACGGGAGCTGGCTCAGGGTTATCCACCTGGTCGGTGTCGTCATCGCTGAACTCTTCCAGCGTTCCATCGCAGAAATGCAGCACTCGCTTCGGGGCTCGCACTCGCACCTCAACGTCCTTCTCGTTTTGAATGAATGCATCCGATGTTTCGGATTTGGTTTTCAGCGGGATTTCCACCTTCGTCATGATCAATCGGTAACCACAAACGTGTCCTAGCGGTAGAGCGTagtttcaaacaaattttaacCTCTTTCTGAAGGTTACGGACACGTCTAAAAAGGAATATTATCAGCACTCAACAGACGATGACACCAATtccaatatttttttctccgttgTCAAAACAAAGCGCAGCAATCATAGGCAAAAGCATATTCAGTGTTGCCAGTATGTCTGCACGCTCGTTCTGTGCTATAAAAACTATGTTAAAACGACCGGTCCTTTATGCGCGCTGCGAATGTCCTTTTGCAGAGAATAACGGTCTGAGGGATACGAGCACGCATTCTTTCTTTCAAATCATACTTAAATCACCACACAACGGTAACGTTTAACtagttggtttattttatgccGCCGTGTTTATGTTACAATCCGACCCTTCGCAGCCCATCAATTTTTCGCTGAAGGTTGCGGAATGCGAAATTTGGACATCTCGATTTCGGCCTCAAAGTAGCTCGTTTGGTTGTAATTAAAGTATTCCGGTACCTTGTAGGTGCCATTCCGTTCAGCTCCCGGACCAACCGGGCCACTCTTGGAGGCGACGCACCGCGAGCTCAATCCGGGAACGTCCGCTGGTGTTGAGGGTGTTGCCGACGTTGGAGCCTTCGGTCCGGCAGGACCCGCTGGCTGGCTGTAGCCACGTGCTGCTACCAGCTTCACGAGGATGTCGTTTTTCAGCAAAATCTGCCGGATCATTTTCACAGGCGGGTTCTTTACGGGCGAGAATACAGAGCAAACTCAAAACATTGATTATTCAACCTTTTGTTTCCTTGCTGACAGTGCGACAGCTGGTCTCTACCCTTAAGGTACCATTACACGAAACCACATGTTGTAATGCTGCGTAGGCATGGTTTTATCCCatttctttacatttttagcaaatttttttttgcaacaacagttggaaataaattgcagAACCTTCGGCATCGTTTAATTCATATAGAGCATAAATGGTATCCTTTATGCACTTCACCGTTCTGGGACAGACGCGTGGACGATTTGATTTAAACCAACGGGCATGCTTCTCAATCGCCGCGTGGTAGCGTTGAAAAATGGTTTTGAAAACGGATTATTAAATGTTAACCTACagaaaactaaaataaaaaacgatcgaaaaggGAATGCTTAGAATTAATTAGttaaatcatgtttttcgCTTCAACTAAAACTGACCGtttatagcaaaaaaaatgttgataaaTTGATGCCTTATTAACGATAAGCATTCGCGACTTATTTGGCCTTGAAATGATTTTAGATAGTAAAATGCACATTTATTACATAATCAGAGACAGTTTTGGATAGCGGCACACGCCACACTagcataaaatgtaaaaccacAAGATCTCGATTTCAAACGCGACCCAGCGCTCAGCACCGGACATCCTGTCTGAGCATGTGAACACCATTCACACAACCCAGTAGGGCCCTGTATTGTTTATAGTTTTGTTTCGCTAGTTTTTCGTCGTAAATCGTCACGCACTGATGATTTCTCAaaagatgcgaaagaacatttgTGTCCGCGTGCGGTTTTAGCTGCAAAAAGTGTCGCTTCCCGGCGAAGTTGTGcgctgtttgttttggttttaagGATCCCTgcttgaatgaaaaaaaaaacaacaaccgaatGCCATGTGCGTAGCGGTCGAGGCTGCTTACGTTCATTGGCGTAGGGCATACGTGTAGCGGTGCAGTTGATggcgtgtgtatttttgtgttttttcgttcttctttcGTTGCCCTTATCAGCTGTTCGTGAGACGACGCGGGTACGTGAAGGGTAAACGTGAATCAGTTGTTTCGCGTGAACAAAGCGGCAGGTGAAAAATAATGGCCCCCTGTGACTACGACGTGCTGGTGTACGGATCGTGCATAGTTGATTTCATAAGGTTTGAGCTTGCGATGCCTCCCGTTCGATGTGCGCAATGTTTTTACGTTAGTTCCTCCCACTCAGCTACGTTCCACGGCTACCGAAGGTCGGTGAAACCTTGCACGGGTCCAGGTTCGCCACCGGCAACGGTGGCAAAGGAGCGAACCAATGTGTGGCCGCGGCCAGGCTCGGAAGTCGAACCGCGATCGTGGGCAAGCTGGGTGACGATCCGTGGGGAGTGGCATACCGGGATGCACTCGCTGCCGAAGGGATCAACGTGGAGCAGGTTGATATCGTGACCGGGGAGAGCACGGGAATTGCGCAGATTAACGTCGCCGCCAACGGCGACAACCAGATAGTGATTGTTGCcggagcaaacaaacggctcGGTCCGGCGGACGTTGATGCGCGGCGCACGTTGTTCGATCGGTCACGCATTCTTGTCTGCCAGCTGGAGACACCGGTTGACGGAACGATCGCCGCACTGGAAACGTTCAAGGGTATCTCGATCGTGAATGCGGCTCCTGCCGATCCGAACCTACCGCGATCGGTGCTCACGTTGGCAACCATTTTCTGCGTTAACGAAACGGAAGCGGCACTTTTAACGGAAATGGCAACCGTCAGCGATATCGAGTAATACGGCCGCACTCCAGCAGGGGTTCCTCACATTGCTAACGTACTCGCTGCAATCCTCCTTTGCAGACAGGCGAAAACGGCCGTGTACAAGCTGCAGGACATGGGATGTAAAACGGTTATCGTAACGCTTGGTGAAAAGGGGGCAGTGTTTGCTCAACAGGGCGACCCAAATGTGTACCACGTCAAGCCGGTGGAAGTGGCCAACGTAGTTGATACTACGGTAAGTACGCTATCCGTTTAAATTTTCGCTTACATTATaagaagacaaaaaacaccccacaacGATCTCGTTCGTCAACACGTTTTCATAAGCGCACAATGTTTGTGTCTTTGCATTGGAAAGGGAGCCGGTGATGCATTTATTGGCGCGCTCGCTCATTTTATGGCCAAGCACCCTGATGCGAAACTGGCCAACTGCATTGCAGCGGCCAATAGAGTCGCGGCGTGGTCTGTGCAAAAACCGGGTACTCAGAGCAGCTTTCCGCGGTATGGCGACGTAGATGTTCCAGCCGATTTGTCTACGCTTCAAACCCAGTGGCAATGTGTTTGAAAGTCATCATTTGAAAGCATAGACGACACACAAGCGTTCTCTGTATTgagaaatatatttttgtatcTGTTCACTATGTTCTACGGTCTGCTAACAATGTGGGAAATAAAGTGCTAAAAGTAATTTTTCTAACGCAAAATTGCAGATTTATGTGTCTATAAAATTTATGCTTACGATAAAATCATGCATGTaccgtttttatttcgctttcattAGTTCAAAGTAGCGTATGTTGtatgtaaattgaaatgtacacatagggttgatatttttaaaattgggATTACACTTTTGCTGGCAATTCCAAAGTTCGTCCCCCCACACAGGCATTGTGGAAACTCGTCGTTACGATTAACTAGTACCTTTTTCACAAAGTTATCGGATATAACAGGCACAGCATGCAACAATTCAAAGCAGGATCGCACGAACAGAAAACGATGAAGTAGATTCCCCTCTGATGGCGCATGCGAGCTTGTGATctgaaacaaaccaaacaaaaagtgGCTATGAAACAATTTGAATATAGTTACACTATATGGgttttaatgaaattcaaaGATATTAACACTCGATAACAAGGTTGCTATAGACAGCTCATGAATCGTAATTTTAATCCTATTTTTTATGACTCCATAATGACAGTCAAGGTGTCTCTAATGTGACACACTAATACGCACTATTACCAACAGGGATTTTTCAAACAGTTGGAGCATACCAAGGTGTATAAAGCATGACCGAATGTGTTCTTCATAATTTCAAATGCACAACTCATTAAAACAATGCATTGCTTTCACCAATTATGCAAACCCATGCCACCCAAATGATGACGTCATTCGAATTAGAACTATTTACATatgcgtttttctttgttttacatAGAATCCTTCCTTTGAGTGGTTGGTTTCGTTTATTCGATAGTCCCAAAGCCGTTTGGAACGAGACGGTAGTGTTTCTTGTCTACTATTTGGCAGTATTGAAGATTCCCACCGAATGGTGTTAAAATTGGGTCATACTAGAGATGTACATGATACTTTCGAAAACTACTTGCCTAGCGCATAGTTACCTTAATCATTTGTACAAAACATAACAAATGTAACACAACAGTTGTTGCATTATGATCCAAGCAGCGTCTGGCAATTGTGTCTCCCTTCATCTGTTGTTCCCGTTGTTCCTAGTGTTTGCCATCCGAGCTAAATTTCTAGATTACTACATTATATCTTTGCTGCTGGTAATAACCCGCTTGATCGTTGCTCCTTCGACACGGGCAGATGCGATCAATTCGACGCAACCATTCTTCAAATCCACGTAGTCGACTATTTTCAGCAACGTTTCAATATCTTGTACCGTTTCCAGCCTGCTCGGTGCGGCCATCAACTTGCAGCTCTGACCGTCGACGTTCACGGTGTACGTGTCGTTGCTGAAGATCACAGCGCGATCGTACTGCACATTGAACCGCCCCGGAGTAGACGCCTTGCGGCGGAACATTACTCGGTTGGGTTCgtaattttgtttgtcttcCTCCGACACAGCGTTGTCCTGTGTTTCTCCGCAGAAAATTTCGCCACCCTCGACCGGACCCACTTTTCTCTTTTCGAGTACCGTCCGCAAGGACCAGGCTTCCGAGGGCATCTTTATATCTGTGGCAATATTACCGAGACCAATCATGGACAGTGCAAACGTTGGCTGTTTGATGCAGGAATCGGTCGATTTGATGTGTATCACATTCCACGTCTCGTAGCACGttactctctttttcttcgcctccTGTGGAATTGTGCGTTGCATCTGTCCTTGTTTTATCATGCCGCTTAATCTCTGGCCAGAAGAAAACATTTGGCCCCCAACGGTGGAAGGCATACGCTTAATTGGCGAATTTTCTGACGTCGACACCAGCTTTACGTTGTTATCCGGATCGGTAAGATCAATCGAATAGTGATTATCACCCGAGCCGGTAGATTGCTTTGAGCTTGCACGATTATTGCCCAACTTCATAGTGGCATTCAGTATTCGAGGTGGCTGTAACGTGCGTTTGCCTGCGCCGAGTCGATTGTTTTGCATATAACGGCCATCTTTGCTTGCTTTGTTGTAGTTTTCATTCTGTGCATTTTCAGACGCCCGTCCGCGATCACGAATCGCACCAACCGTAACTAGCCGGGAGCTTGAGTTTGCGCtgacaatatttttttgaagCATGTCCTCGAAATCAACTATTTCATCCTCCGTGAGCAATTCAGCAGCACCCCTTGAGAGACGTTTCGCCTTCAGCGATGCTTTGTTGCGCATCATGTCCGCTTGACGAATTCGCTTACGCACATCTTGTAAGTTATCCAGCGGAATCGGTCTCTTTCGCTCGAGGATAGTCGCTACCAgctggttgtttgttttcggtcTATCGCCCGCACCATCGGTGTCCTGTTTACGACTCGATACCATCTCTTCTATTTCGGAAACGTCCTCCGAATCCTGCTCTTCCTCCATCCTTCGTCGGACATCAGACAAACTTTTCGATTTCATCTTCATAATATCATTCACGTTGACGATCGTTATTGTAGGCGATTTCGACACCTTACCATCTGTGAACGACCGGTTACCTACGGCAATACTACCATCATTTGCAAGCAGGCGGCCGAATTTGTCCGTTCTTCCTGAATAAACGGCATTCTTCGGAGGGCGTCCTGGGCCACGTGGTAAACTAGAAAACGATGCCGCTCTACTCATCTGTTTCACTTTGCCTTTATCATTCTCATCCGAATCCACTTCATTCGATTGATTTTGTACATGCATGCTCTTCAGTCCGTACGACCGCCGCAGCATCTTGGACTGCGAAGATTCGTGTTTTGCGTCATCGTCCATTTCCATTGCCTTGCGCTTCAAAGTGCCGCCAGCGGAAGTTGCCTTCATTCCGGGTAGCAGCACTTTACCGCTGAATGGAGAAATCTGTTTAATAGGGTGCTTTCGAGGCCGTCCAACAGGACGCTTCACCGGGGAAGGCGGCTCCGGTTCGCTCATTTTGGCGTCACTATCATTGTAGAAATCTTCATCGTCATCAAATTCATCTTCCTCTGTGGTACCACCACCGGTAGTTTTGCTCGCAATGGAGCTCTTGTTGGTGCCGCTACCTCTCCGATCCAAAATTGTTTGTCCAGAGAGGTGCTTTTTATATGCAGTCGGATTGAGCAGCTTTTGCGAACGACTCATGTGCTCGCCACTGTCATCATTCGATCTAGAAGAAAGCGCCTCCATTTCGTCCAAATCGTCCTGATCGCCAGAATCTAAACATGTCAGAGTGTTTTAGGATGAGGATAGCGTTAGTAAATTTGAAACTTAAGTCAGCATTTGACGATGGCAATTCATCGCATCAGCATTACCTGTATCCATGGAATCCATGGTCAAGTCTAATTTACGTCTTCCATCGTGCATTAGCTGTCCTCCCAGGCTCCTGGATTT
This window harbors:
- the LOC128720045 gene encoding protein FAM177A1, coding for MTKVEIPLKTKSETSDAFIQNEKDVEVRVRAPKRVLHFCDGTLEEFSDDDTDQVDNPEPAPVDESKLKWSEWMRYKTCKFGSTVLAGCDYVGEGLASFLGITTPKYSYEIEQFKRMQAEQHEEDRAIQTFVEQHRPQNGDTGHSVIQPPSAVPKPETGTSEVYMENEIQKF
- the LOC128720094 gene encoding uncharacterized protein LOC128720094: MIRQILLKNDILVKLVAARGYSQPAGPAGPKAPTSATPSTPADVPGLSSRCVASKSGPVGPGAERNGTYKVPEYFNYNQTSYFEAEIEMSKFRIPQPSAKN
- the LOC128730992 gene encoding ribokinase; the encoded protein is MAPCDYDVLVYGSCIVDFISYVPRLPKVGETLHGSRFATGNGGKGANQCVAAARLGSRTAIVGKLGDDPWGVAYRDALAAEGINVEQVDIVTGESTGIAQINVAANGDNQIVIVAGANKRLGPADVDARRTLFDRSRILVCQLETPVDGTIAALETFKGISIVNAAPADPNLPRSVLTLATIFCVNETEAALLTEMATVSDIEQAKTAVYKLQDMGCKTVIVTLGEKGAVFAQQGDPNVYHVKPVEVANVVDTTGAGDAFIGALAHFMAKHPDAKLANCIAAANRVAAWSVQKPGTQSSFPRYGDVDVPADLSTLQTQWQCV
- the LOC128730433 gene encoding uncharacterized protein LOC128730433; amino-acid sequence: MPRPKKKLDSPVSVSKPRELPQSLTAGRSRRTIKPNPKYMNDEMLVSSAKGSLEENELSDEEYLLEFDNDDPEDSGLILRKTTVVTNTPQTDGQPKRRGRPPKPKPLEAPRTEPVKNLRKEVLKKMDYKTISISKSRSLGGQLMHDGRRKLDLTMDSMDTDSGDQDDLDEMEALSSRSNDDSGEHMSRSQKLLNPTAYKKHLSGQTILDRRGSGTNKSSIASKTTGGGTTEEDEFDDDEDFYNDSDAKMSEPEPPSPVKRPVGRPRKHPIKQISPFSGKVLLPGMKATSAGGTLKRKAMEMDDDAKHESSQSKMLRRSYGLKSMHVQNQSNEVDSDENDKGKVKQMSRAASFSSLPRGPGRPPKNAVYSGRTDKFGRLLANDGSIAVGNRSFTDGKVSKSPTITIVNVNDIMKMKSKSLSDVRRRMEEEQDSEDVSEIEEMVSSRKQDTDGAGDRPKTNNQLVATILERKRPIPLDNLQDVRKRIRQADMMRNKASLKAKRLSRGAAELLTEDEIVDFEDMLQKNIVSANSSSRLVTVGAIRDRGRASENAQNENYNKASKDGRYMQNNRLGAGKRTLQPPRILNATMKLGNNRASSKQSTGSGDNHYSIDLTDPDNNVKLVSTSENSPIKRMPSTVGGQMFSSGQRLSGMIKQGQMQRTIPQEAKKKRVTCYETWNVIHIKSTDSCIKQPTFALSMIGLGNIATDIKMPSEAWSLRTVLEKRKVGPVEGGEIFCGETQDNAVSEEDKQNYEPNRVMFRRKASTPGRFNVQYDRAVIFSNDTYTVNVDGQSCKLMAAPSRLETVQDIETLLKIVDYVDLKNGCVELIASARVEGATIKRVITSSKDIM